A genome region from Pseudomonas pergaminensis includes the following:
- a CDS encoding NAD(P)/FAD-dependent oxidoreductase — protein sequence MIDVIVLGGGIVGASAALMLARKGQRVALVERDFCGSHSSGVNYGGVRRQGRPLHQLPLSQRAHQLWADLPGLIGIDGEYVRSGHLKLARSHADFAALQAYAEQTRGFGLGLQLLDYTELRARFPWVGDIAVGASLCPQDGHANPRLVSPAFARAAQRLGASVYEQAEVIGIEHDGQQFQVHCANGLHLQAPWLLNCAGAWAGTVAAQFGEAVPITSAHPAMLVTEPLPVVMNVSTGVEGGGIYARQVARGNCILGGGRGFALGPLTARPGQAAVLEILRNAGELYPFLKGAQAIRTWSGTEGYLPDHEPVIGPSSTQPGLLHGFGFAGAGFQLGPAVGEALAEIVCDGASRQPIEAFSIRRFQA from the coding sequence ATGATCGACGTCATCGTACTGGGCGGTGGGATTGTCGGCGCGTCGGCAGCCTTGATGCTCGCGCGGAAAGGCCAGCGCGTGGCCCTGGTGGAGCGGGATTTCTGTGGCTCGCATTCCAGTGGCGTGAATTATGGCGGTGTGCGCCGCCAGGGCCGGCCTTTGCATCAGTTGCCGCTGTCGCAACGCGCCCATCAACTGTGGGCCGACTTGCCGGGCCTGATCGGCATCGACGGCGAATACGTGCGCTCCGGGCATTTGAAGCTGGCGCGCAGCCATGCTGATTTCGCCGCGTTGCAGGCGTATGCCGAGCAGACCCGTGGCTTTGGCCTGGGCTTGCAGTTGCTCGACTACACCGAGCTGCGCGCACGCTTCCCCTGGGTGGGCGACATTGCGGTGGGCGCCTCGTTGTGTCCGCAAGACGGCCACGCCAACCCGCGCCTGGTATCGCCCGCCTTCGCACGTGCCGCGCAACGCCTTGGCGCATCGGTGTACGAGCAAGCCGAGGTGATTGGCATAGAACATGACGGCCAGCAGTTCCAGGTGCATTGCGCCAACGGCCTGCACCTGCAAGCGCCGTGGTTGCTCAACTGTGCCGGCGCCTGGGCCGGCACTGTCGCTGCGCAGTTTGGCGAAGCAGTGCCAATCACCTCGGCGCACCCGGCGATGCTGGTCACCGAGCCGCTGCCGGTGGTGATGAATGTGAGTACCGGCGTTGAAGGCGGCGGGATTTATGCACGCCAGGTCGCCCGGGGCAATTGCATCCTCGGCGGCGGTCGCGGCTTTGCCCTTGGCCCGCTGACCGCGCGACCGGGGCAAGCCGCCGTGCTGGAGATCCTGCGCAATGCCGGCGAGCTGTACCCGTTCCTCAAGGGTGCCCAGGCGATTCGTACCTGGAGCGGCACCGAAGGTTATCTACCCGATCACGAACCGGTGATCGGCCCCAGCAGCACCCAACCTGGCCTGCTCCACGGTTTCGGCTTTGCCGGTGCCGGGTTCCAGCTCGGTCCCGCGGTCGGTGAAGCCCTGGCAGAGATCGTCTGCGACGGAGCCAGCCGCCAACCCATCGAAGCGTTTTCCATCCGTCGTTTCCAAGCCTGA